Genomic DNA from Shewanella woodyi ATCC 51908:
GGGCGTAACTTAAGTGCTTTTGTTCACGCTTCATATCAACAAGATGCTGAGCTGGCTATTTCGGTATTGAAAGATGTCATGGCTGAGCCTTATCGCGCATCGGCCATTCCTGGTTATGAGCTAGCCAGAGACGCGTTAGATAAGTTAGGCATGTTGTCGACGGGGATCTCAGGAAGCGGGCCGACACTCTTCTCTGTTACCGATAGCTTAGAGACGGCGCAAGCAGCGCAGGCCTGGTTAGACTCAAACTATGTTGAGCAAGGGCTTGGCTTCTCTCATATATGTAAGCTCGATGCCTTAGGCACTCGCACAATAGATTAATAAGTATTGAAAAAGGTAGTTAAACCTATGGAACTGTATAACTTAAAACACCCCTCACAAGTGGTTAATTTTGCCCAAGCGCTCACGTTAGGCCTAGGTAAAGACAGAGGCTTGTTTTTTCCTAAATCTATTCCTGTATTAGAGGATATGGACTCGCTATTGGCACTGCCGTTTGTCGAGCGTAGCAAAAAGGTATTAGGTGCTTGGCTCGCCAGTGAGATAGGGCAGGAGAGAGTTGACTCCCTCGTTGAGAAAGCTTTTAACTTCGACCTTAAACTGGCTAAAGCTGATGAGCATCGTTACTGCCTAGAGCTGTTTCATGGCCCTACCTTAGCCTTTAAAGATTTTGGAGCCCGCTTTATGGCCCAGTGTCTGAATGAGCTTGCGGGTGATGACAAAATTAATATATTGACGGCCACCTCCGGTGATACTGGCGCTGCTGTTGCAGATGCTTTCTTTGGGCTGGATAAGATCCAAGTTGTGGTGTTATACCCTAAAGGTAAGATAAGTGTTCTTCAGGAGAAGATGTTTACCACGCTAGGGGACAATATTCACACTGTGTCGGTTGAGTCAGATTTTGATGCTTGTCAGGACTTAGTTAAGCGAGCATTTGAAGACAGTGATGTACGTGATGGTTTGCACTTAAACTCTGCAAATTCAATTAACATCAGCCGTTTGCTAGCGCAGATCTGTTACTACTTTGAAGCAG
This window encodes:
- the thrC gene encoding threonine synthase gives rise to the protein MELYNLKHPSQVVNFAQALTLGLGKDRGLFFPKSIPVLEDMDSLLALPFVERSKKVLGAWLASEIGQERVDSLVEKAFNFDLKLAKADEHRYCLELFHGPTLAFKDFGARFMAQCLNELAGDDKINILTATSGDTGAAVADAFFGLDKIQVVVLYPKGKISVLQEKMFTTLGDNIHTVSVESDFDACQDLVKRAFEDSDVRDGLHLNSANSINISRLLAQICYYFEAVAQFKREHKQDPVIAVPSGNFGNLTAGLFAKAMGLPVARFVAATNSNDTVPRYLDKGDWLPHATVATMSNAMDVSEPSNWPRVEAVVEKMGWSLADITGVALSEQDTSKALSELNRQGYLCEPHAAIAAQALSLTQSDGERGIFLGTAHPAKFKDVVDRELEVNLPLPQELAAVEKKDILSVTLPADFGQLKQHLFKIL